From one Lolium rigidum isolate FL_2022 chromosome 4, APGP_CSIRO_Lrig_0.1, whole genome shotgun sequence genomic stretch:
- the LOC124650411 gene encoding nuclear transcription factor Y subunit B-like: MSDAPASPPGVGSDDGGGGFGGVREQDRFLPIANISRIMKKAIPANGKIAKDAKETVQECVSEFISFITSEASDKCQREKRKTINGDDLLWAMATLGFEEYIEPLKVYLHKFREMEGDSKVTSKDGSVKKDVLGHGGTTSSTVQGMGQQVAYNQGMVYMQPQYHNGDIPN, from the exons ATGTCGGACGCGCCGGCGAGCCCCCCGGGCGTCGGGAGCGACGACGGCGGGGGCGGCTTCGGCGGCGTCAGGGAGCAGGACAGGTTCCTGCCCATCGCCAACATCAGCCGCATCATGAAGAAGGCCATCCCGGCCAACGGCAAGATTGCCAAGGACGCCAAGGAGACCGTGCAGGAGTGCGTATCCGAGTTCATATCCTTCATCACCAGCGA GGCCAGCGACAAGTGCCAGAGGGAGAAACGCAAGACCATCAACGGCGACGACCTGCTCTGGGCGATGGCCACGCTGGGCTTCGAGGAGTACATCGAACCCCTCAAGGTCTATCTGCACAAGTTCAGAGAG ATGGAG GGTGATAGTAAGGTAACATCAAAGGATGGCTCTGTTAAAAAGGATGTACTTGGTCATGGAGGAACAACTAGCTCAACTGTGCAAGGG ATGGGCCAACAAGTAGCATACAACCAAGGAATGGTTTATATGCAACCTCAG TACCATAATGGGGACATCCCAAACTGA
- the LOC124648674 gene encoding PWWP domain-containing protein 3-like — MSSTPAAVAVAASDPGPDTEPKQEKAAGPDVTMTEASEEEAPAAAAEVKDEEAVVLMVDDDAPEEPVTEAVADPLYATESAGMVVADEPMEGAQQGLEGGDQLEPAAGVLAGEAETKPGPAGDLAESSELGENHAGAAHAAAGSENGGELDNGVAHFEENGPSPSLQCARYPLPPLDKEGFRVSDLVWGKVKSHPWWPGEIFDPANASELALKHQRKGGRLVAYFGDNSFAWCDESQLKPFVANYSQMEKQSSQDSFVGSVNYALEELSRRILSGMSCSCLPEELSDNGMSYMVENAGLKDGVTCSAVNRSEILTCFSPENLLQYIRSLALLPGQGGDLLELVIACSQLTSLYRSKGCPELASFQTGSAWVEDGVDTSPTNNVVIEEVVVAEEPPPPPVEVKPKRGRGRPRKHRPEDNLGLTGKKGNSSVSNNNASYSTPQSVKDFNDLDANKKKRSLDSLEDSDAKSPTSAFGASFKIGECIRRAANQLTGTSSAVKSQNEPDNAAEAENAGFDVSSDDAVNELTVEKCAKRRRMLRHLIADPKELFSQLSSVAVEPMDKYNSSAMIISYFSDYRNYVVSATTEANVIEKTASKRGRKKRVLPSPELETTDHMQDSYWSGLSLHNHPIHSLKRAVINTRPRRKRKSVYDLSSVQHEEVAPKKQIQVIERSIIHVDEKIVDEWKPTALVLSFGRSTALPSETDLVKKFGRYGPLKESETEVQKNTNTVKIVFKKRADAERAFSDAGKYGTFGPSLRSYRLVNMPFSLGVSEPSKPEARPGDHGPEVSGKSEVSRDTVEVNQVDKTEKSEAVKAPSGEHVETVKKTCQSEPVKESSSEQVVQQACQPEADMAKKTGQIDAELTGPSDQITTAKHNGEAETVARESSEQVSAMEQPSLEKQSEIALSGAATGAVQVAGAIEPDKVTEADAENEVPEETSAPMELQAQSSAEKPVEQDAAEQTLEIQAPKEASALSGAATGAVQVAGAIEPDKVTEADAENEVPEVTSAPMELQAQSSAEKPVEQDAAEQTLEIQAPKEASVEIPRDLKLESKSLTEESVGQAATEQVKAPSDAVPPDSSDVQGSEPQPETVQFQAVGGTSIKQEDTTAEADTVQDVTEASVLEAGLSTQTVEPKTAEVAAEQVSCPEQTVQVEDIIDTSDGHADVGKQTAQEVTMAEAIVEGAVESKIEVPVGETVEDEATARTLEEAEEGTTTAEAPVDEMENTDATEALDERITEAENTIHDATVEAPDKKAATVEKTVDDGMFDAPEEKATIVEKTIEVVTVEAPHEKATAAERIVEGVAVEAPDEKATPVEKPIEDAAVEEPDEKVTAAEKTSEDAIGETPDEKGMTSKQTAEDALVEAADAQVGGVTEQTS, encoded by the exons ATGAGCTCGACCCCTGCGGCCGTCGCCGTCGCGGCCTCGGATCCGGGGCCAGACACCGAGCCGAAGCAGGAGAAGGCCGCGGGGCCCGATGTGACCATGACGGAGgcctcggaggaggaggcgcccgcTGCTGCTGCCGAGGTGAAGGATGAAGAGGccgtggtgctgatggtggacgACGATGCTCCGGAAGAACCAGTCACGGAAGCCGTGGCCGATCCGCTGTACGCCACGGAGTCAGCCGGCATGGTCGTCGCCGACGAACCCATGGAAGGTGCACAGCAGGGGCTTGAAGGCGGCGACCAGCTAGAACCAGCAGCCGGGGTTTTGGCAGGCGAGGCGGAGACGAAGCCGGGTCCGGCGGGAGATCTTGCTG AGTCCAGCGAGCTCGGGGAGAACCACGCCGGCGCGGCCCACGCGGCGGCGGGGAGCGAGAACGGCGGCGAGCTCGATAACGGCGTCGCGCATTTCGAGGAGAACGGGCCGTCGCCGTCGCTCCAGTGCGCCAGGTACCCGCTCCCGCCGCTCGACAAGGAAGGTTTCCGGGTCTCGGACCTGGTCTGGGGCAAGGTGAAGAGCCACCCGTGGTGGCCCGGCGAGATCTTCGACCCCGCCAACGCGTCCGAGCTGGCACTCAAGCACCAGCGGAAGGGCGGCCGGCTGGTCGCGTACTTCGGGGACAACAGCTTCGCGTGGTGCGACGAGTCCCAGCTCAAGCCCTTCGTGGCCAACTACTCGCAGATGGAGAAGCAGAGCAGCCAGGACTCCTTTGTTGGCTCTGTGAACTACGCGCTCGAGGAGCTCTCGAGGCGGATACTGTCGGGCATGAGCTGCTCTTGCTTGCCGGAGGAGCTGTCGGACAATGGGATGTCGTATATGGTTGAGAATGCCGGGCTCAAGGATGGGGTTACTTGCTCGGCGGTTAACCGGTCGGAGATCTTGACGTGTTTTAGCCCGGAGAACCTTCTTCAGTATATTAGGTCGCTGGCTCTGCTCCCTGGCCAAGGTGGTGATCTGCTGGAGCTGGTGATAGCTTGCTCTCAACTTACGTCTCTCTATCGGTCCAAGGGATGCCCTGAGCTTGCGTCGTTCCAGACTGGCAGTGCATGGGTTGAGGATGGTGTGGATACTTCTCCCACCAATAATGTAGTTATTGAGGAAGTTGTCGTTGCTgaagagcctcctcctcctcctgttgAGGTCAAGCCCAAAAGAGGAAGGGGGAGACCTCGTAAACATAGGCCCGAGGATAACCTGGGGTTGACAGGGAAAAAGGGCAACTCCAGTGTCTCCAATAATAATGCTTCTTATAGCACTCCGCAGAGCGTCAAGGACTTCAATGATCTTGATGCGAACAAGAAGAAAAGGAGTCTTGACTCGCTTGAAGATTCAGATGCAAAATCACCAACTTCAGCTTTTGGTGCTTCTTTCAAGATTGGGGAGTGCATTCGGCGAGCTGCAAACCAGCTGACAGGAACATCGTCCGCTGTGAAGTCCCAGAATGAACCAGATAATGCCGCTGAAGCAGAGAATGCAGGATTTGATGTCTCTAGTGATGATGCCGTGAATGAACTTACTGTGGAAAAGTGTGCAAAGAGGAGACGCATGCTTAGGCATCTAATTGCAGACCCCAAGGAGTTATTCTCTCAGCTCAGTTCTGTCGCCGTAGAGCCAATGGACAAATATAATTCCTCCGCAATGATAATTAGTTACTTCAGTGATTACAGGAATTATGTTGTCTCTGCTACTACTGAAGCAAACGTTATTGAAAAAACTGCATCAAAGAGGGGTAGAAAGAAGAGGGTTTTACCTTCTCCCGAGCTAGAGACTACGGATCATATGCAGGACTCCTACTGGTCTGGTTTGAGTTTGCATAATCACCCGATTCATAGTCTGAAAAGAGCTGTTATCAACACGAGGCCAAGGCGTAAGCGCAAGTCAGTATACGACTTGTCATCGGTACAGCATGAAGAGGTGGCTCCTAAGAAACAGATACAAGTGATAGAAAGATCAATTATCCATGTCGACGAAAAGATAGTCGACGAGTGGAAGCCCACCGCACTTGTTTTAAGCTTTGGCAGGTCTACTGCTCTTCCGTCAGAAACTGATCTGGTGAAGAAATTTGGTCGCTATGGGCCACTGAAAGAATCCGAAACTGAAGTGCAAAAGAACACAAATACTGttaaaattgtcttcaagaaacgtGCTGATGCTGAAAGAGCTTTTAGCGATGCTGGAAAGTATGGCACTTTTGGTCCTTCACTTCGTAGCTACCGCCTTGTGAATATGCCGTTTTCTCTAGGAGTGTCAGAACCAAGTAAGCCTGAGGCGCGACCTGGGGATCATGGCCCAGAGGTTTCTG GTAAGTCTGAAGTTTCACGGGATACTGTGGAAGTTAACCAAGTCGACAAAACCGAGAAATCTGAAGCTGTAAAAGCGCCATCAGGTGAACACGTGGAGACCGTCAAGAAAACATGCCAATCTGAACCTGTAAAAGAATCATCTAGTGAACAAGTTGTCCAGCAAGCTTGCCAACCTGAAGCTGACATGGCTAAGAAAACAGGACAAATTGATGCCGAGCTAACTGGGCCATCTGATCAAATTACAACAGCTAAACATAATGGGGAAGCTGAAACAGTTGCCAGGGAATCATCTGAACAAGTTAGCGCAATGGAGCAACCTTCACTTGAAAAACAATCAGAGATTGCCCTGTCTGGAGCTGCAACTGGGGCAGTTCAGGTAGCTGGTGCGATCGAACCAGACAAGGTAACAGAGGCTGATGCTGAGAATGAAGTTCCCGAGGAGACTAGCGCACCTATGGAATTGCAGGCTCAGAGTTCTGCTGAAAAACCAGTGGAACAAGATGCAGCTGAGCAAACATTGGAAATTCAAGCTCCAAAAGAAGCATCTGCCCTGTCTGGAGCTGCAACTGGGGCAGTTCAGGTAGCTGGTGCGATCGAGCCAGACAAGGTAACAGAGGCTGATGCTGAGAATGAAGTTCCCGAGGTGACTAGCGCACCTATGGAATTGCAGGCTCAGAGTTCTGCTGAAAAACCAGTGGAACAAGATGCAGCTGAGCAAACATTGGAAATTCAAGCTCCAAAAGAAGCATCAGTTGAAATTCCTCGTGACTTGAAGTTGGAAAGTAAATCTTTAACTGAAGAATCTGTAGGTCAAGCTGCAACTGAGCAAGTCAAAGCTCCATCAGATGCTGTACCCCCTGACAGTTCAGATGTTCAAGGGTCTGAACCGCAACCAGAAACTGTGCAGTTCCAGGCTGTAGGAGGAACATCAATAAAACAAGAGGATACAACAGCAGAAGCTGATACTGTTCAAGATGTAACTGAAGCATCAGTGCTAGAAGCTGGGCTGAGTACGCAAACCGTGGAACCCAAAACTGCTGAAGTCGCAGCCGAACAAGTCAGCTGTCCTGAGCAAACTGTTCAAGTGGAAGATATAATTGACACATCAGATGGACATGCCGATGTTGGCAAACAAACTGCACAAGAGGTGACTATGGCTGAAGCCATTGTTGAGGGAGCTGTGGAGTCAAAAATCGAAGTGCCAGTTGGGGAAACTGTAGAAGATGAAGCTACTGCCAGAACACTTGAGGAGGCTGAAGAAGGTACAACTACAGCTGAAGCACCAGTTGATGAAATGGAAAACACAGATGCAACTGAAGCACTGGATGAGAGAATTACAGAAGCTGAGAACACCATCCATGATGCCACGGTTGAAGCACCTGATAAGAAAGCCGCCACAGTCGAGAAGACTGTAGATGATGGCATGTTTGATGCACCAGAGGAAAAAGCTACAATAGTCGAGAAAACTATAGAGGTTGTCACAGTTGAGGCACCACATGAGAAAGCTACAGCAGCTGAGAGAATCGTAGAGGGTGTTGCGGTTGAAGCACCAGATGAGAAAGCTACGCCAGTCGAGAAACCCATAGAGGATGCCGCAGTTGAAGAACCAGATGAGAAAGTTACGGCAGCCGAGAAAACCTCAGAGGATGCCATCGGTGAAACGCCAGATGAGAAAGGTATGACATCAAAGCAAACTGCAGAGGATGCCTTGGTTGAGGCAGCTGATGCTCAAGTGGGGGGTGTAACTGAACAAACCAGCTAG